From the Jilunia laotingensis genome, the window ATCTTCTTCTATTTAAAACAGGACATATCTCAAACCTCCTGCGAATATAGGTGTTTCTGTCTACATACGGAAACAACAAACGAATTTTGTTTTAGGTTCATTCACAGCTATCCGGAGGAAAACTAAAACAACACCCCCATCCATCAAGTATGAAAAAGATATATTATTCAGCTATTGAGATCGGTTCGAATACCGTGAGATTACTGATAAAATGTGTAAACAAAAAGGGAAATGTGTTAGCTCCCAACTTAATTTCCCTCCTTACAAAAGTATAACAAGCATAAGCCTTGAATGTTATATTTGAATTACACATATGATATTCAAGGCTTATACCATTTTATTAGAAAGTTATCTTATAGTATAAAACAGTTTGATAACCGACTCTTAAAGAGCGCTCTCCAATATCTCCCTTGCCACCGCTCCGGTGACATCTTCATTTTCACCGTATTTTGCTCCACGGGCATTGAAACGGAGCTCAATCTCAGCAATCGTTTCTTCACCGATACCTTCTTCACTCAACCGGGTAGTCAATCCCAGCGAACGGAAAAATTCTTCCGTACGACGTATGGTTTCATCAATACGCTCCTCTTTGGTACCGGAGGTTATTCCCCATACTCGTTCACCATATTGCAGGATTTTATCTCCTTTGGATTTACGAAGCACACGCAAAGTGGCAGGTAGAACTATCGCTAACGTATGACCATGTGTCAGACCATGAAGTGCTGTCAGTTCGTGGCCAATCATGTGGGTAGCCCAATCCTGCGTCACCCCCATGGCAATAAACCCATTCAGCCCCATGGTGGCGGAAAGCATGAAGTCTGCCATCAGGTCATAGTCGTGCTGATTTTCCCGGATTTTCGGGGCAATCTCTATCAACGTCTGGAGGATACCTTCCGCCCAGCGATCCATCACACGGCTCTGCCCCGGAGTCGTCATATATTGCTCCATCACATGCACGAATGTATCTGAAATCCCACAAGCCACCTGATGAGGAGGTAAAGTGAAAGTCACCTCAGGATCAAGAATGGAGAACAAAGGATAATTGGAATAGAATGGATATTTCTCTTTGGTTTCATGGCGGGAAATAACCGCACCGCTGTTCATTTCGGAACCCGTAGCCGGGAGGGTCAAAACGGTTGAAAGAGGTACCGTATTGGTAACAGGACGGCCTGCCATAACCAAATCCCAGGCATCTCCGTCATATAGTAATCCGGCAGAAATCAGCTTTGTACCATCAATCACCGAACCACCACCGACAGCCAACAGGTAGTCTACTTTGTTTTCCTTCCCCAACACGATGGCTTTTCTCAGTGTTTCTATCGAAGGATTTGGTTCGATCCCCCAGAATTCCACAGTGAAATAATCCTTAAGAGCTTCTTTCACTTGATCATACACTCCGTTCTTCTTTACACTTCCACCACCGAAAGTGATCATAACTCGTTTACCGGCTGGAATTTCCTTATCCAACCGGGCAATCATCCCCCGCCCCATAATGAGCTTTACAGGATTTTGAAAAATAAAATTTTCCATAAATGTATTTTGATATTATTCTTAGAGCTTATTTTTATTCACCCTTCTTTTGCAAAGGTAAAAAGAATATTTTAAAGGATGATAAAAACAAATGGTAAGGTAATGCAAAAAAGAAGAGTCTAGATGATGAATATCAATAATTCTTATTAATTTTACCACCGATTACTTACCTTTTTAAAACAAAACAAACATGAGATACATACTAATTCTTTATTACGTAATCGCACTCTTCTATCCCCATATGTACTGCAATGCGGGTAACTGGACGGATTCTGGAAACTATGAAACATCCTGGTATAATGATTTATCAAGTTCTTTTGATATCTCAACGGCTAAAGAATTGGCCGGTATTGCTTATCTATGCAATAATGGGGTTTCTTTCACAAATAAGACAATCAATTTACAAACAGATATAGATTTGTCCGGATACAATTGGACTCCCATCAATACCTTTGACGGCATAATGAATGGAAACTTTCATAATATATCTAATTTCATGATCAATTATACTGATAATGCCTTTGGAGCGATCAAGGCTTTTATTATAAATAATACGGGTGAGATTGAAAATATGGAATTGAAAGGTTCTGTTTTATTAGCTTCCAGAGGCTATGGAGCCGTTTCTGCAGGTGGATTGTGTGTGGAAAATACAGGATGTATTTCCAATTGCATAATATCTTGTACTGTAAGTGCCTATAACAAGATCAGTGGAGCAGATTACAGATATAACCATAATGCTGGTGGTGTTTGTGTTATAAACAAAGGCGAGATTATAAACTGTGTGAATAACGGGGATATTTCAGCAGAACCAAGCGTTCATGATTATGGAGCAACTTTGAATTTTGCCGGCGGAATTGCAGGACAAAATGAGAATACAATAATTAACTGCGTGAATTACGGAAATATACACACTGTTGTAGGTTATTCCAGTTCATGGAAAGTCGGCTGGGGATTACCCTGTGGATATGCCGGAGGGATATGTGGTACTAATACAGGTACTATAAATAACGTAATAAATCTGGGAAATATAGAAGCAGCGATTTGTATATTAGTATCATTGGACGGTACAAATTCTTATGGTGGGGGAATTGTTGCTGATAATTCGGGTACAACATCCAATGCCTATTTCTCGTCTTCAAATACAATCATAGCACCCAATATTTTGAATGCAGGAACAAGACTGAGTTCTTCCCAGCTTAACAATACTTCCTACAATTTTACCGATGTACTAAATCAAAACATACAAATATTATCAGATAAGAGAGCCTGTTTCTGGACAAATTCTGTCACAAAAAACAATAATATCCCATTCCATCTAAATGGTTTTGCCGTCAAGACACAAGTGGAAGACATACATCTGAATACAGCTAAATTCATGGCTATTCCTATAAATATATCTTCATCCGCCATCACCAAAAAAGGATTTGAGTACAAAAAGAGAGACAGTCAGAATTATAAGAAAGTGTATGCACAAGATGATTTTTCGGTCGAAGTATCAGATCTGGAATTGTCTGTGAAATATGTTGTCAGAGCCTTTGTTATGACAACACGTGGAGATGTCATATATTTCAACGAGATAGATTTTGCGACATCACCAATTACAGTTGAGACACAAGAATGCGAAAATATTACAGCAACAGGCGCAACATTGGTAGGATATGTGCAAAGTGGAACGACTCCTATCCAATCACAGGGTTTTCTGTGGAAGGAAGAATATGAAAAGGATTTTCATGTAGTGTATTCAACAGGGCAAGATTTTTCTTATAAGCTGGAAGGTTTACAACCTAATACCTCCTATTATTACCAGGCATTTATCCTCACAGTCGCAGGAGAAAGCATTTATGGCGACCTGGCTAATTTCTCCACATCACCAGTGACAATAACATTCCCCTCGCCTGATATAGACAAGAAATCCATTTATCTACATGGAAGAATCAATTGTATAGTAAAGACGGAAGTTACAATAGAATATAAAAAATCAACAGATGTTACTTATAGCAATTGCCTTACTGAAAGCAATGACGATGGAACCTTTGAAATCGAACTAAAAGACTTATCACCAAACACATCTTATGATTGCAGGGCCTATATAAACTACAACAATGTATATTATTACAGCCCAATTTACACCTATACTACAAAGAATATTGAGATACAGACACTGTCTCCTATATTGGATACAAAAGTCACATTCAGAGGAAATGTGATAGGAGGAGAGAATGATGCCCAAGTCGGCTTTGAATACCGGGACAGCAATCATCCTGACATGATAAAATCCGATATTATCTATTCATCATTGGCAGAAGGTATTACATCTTTTACTGCGCAAACAAATAATGTTACCAATAACAATACTTATAAATACCGGGCATTTTATATAGATAGTAATAATAAATACAATTATGGGGATTGGGTGTACTTTATCCCTACTGACATAATATCCGGAATTAACGACATAAAATACGAAGCCATCAGCATTGAAAATGGAAAGATTACATTACCTGCCATACAAATCATCCGGGTCTATGACGCTTTTGGAAAGGAAGTATATCATGGAAATACTGATTGTGTGTTTCTTGGAAAAGGACTCTATATAATCAATATCAACGCTATCTCTTACAAGGTTATGATAAAATAGATTTATTTTCAGCAAGGGTAAATAAACACTCTTTATAGACTGGGATACCAATCTATAGAGAGTGTTTTTATTTTGGTATCATACTTGCACCCTGTAAATCCTTTCAGACATCTTCCATATAACCAAAAACTACAAAAGAAAAGCAGTTTTATTATTGAAAGCAATGATAATAAACAGATTTTATTATCCCGCAATTTATCCATAAAAGAACATACACGTCTAAAGTCACTACCTGATTAGTTGACCGGAAGCCATGCATTGATATCTTCGGCTACAAACAACCAGTACAATAACAGTAAGATAAAAATAGCTACGGCAATTCCTATAAGAACTTTTCTTTGTTTCATAATCGGTTTTGTTTTTTAATGATTCGTTGCAATAGAAACAAGTCCGAAAGACAAATGTTTACTATTCCCTGCAAATCAATCATAGAAAATACTTCCCGTATCATTTTGACAGTTTGCTTTTTTCAAATGCCCTGAGCAGCGTTATTCCGTCCCAATGGTAAGCATGATCGAAAAAACGCAATGTAAAGCGATTAGCCTTTTTCAATTTGATTGACAAACGATACAATCATCAGCAGAAGGATTTAATTTCACCATTTCTCCATTCCAAATGATTTACAGTAAGCAATTATTCTCTCATTTTATTAAAAAAGAGAGTTCACCCGCAGCGAAGCAAGTAGAGAATAAGTGGATAAAAATCGAAGCAAACAGAAGAATTATGCCTTCATTAGATGGAAACAATCACTTCATCCGATGATAATACGATTTCATCGGATGGGAATGGTAACTTGATCCGATGATAATTAATAGTTCACTTGATGATAATTAATGTTTCATTGGATGATAATTAATAGTTCATCCACGACAATTAATGTTTCATCCGTCAATTTAGGTTATTTCATAGATGAAAGCCTCTTTTTTTCCTCCTTTCGAGCCCGAAAACGACCTTATAGGATGCTATTCCGGCAGTTTTGAAGAAGTAAGTAGTTAGCAATAAATCAGAAAACAAGGTAGAGTGTCACATAAACACGGATATTACTATAAAATAGTCAATTCACTGATTCATTACATGTCCTATAACCCCCTTCTGGTACAAAGTATTGAAAATAATAGAAAATATTTTGTCTTTTCATATCCGGCTAATCCTACTGCCCTTGATAACATGCAATAACTGCATTCCAAAGTTGATAGCGAAAAGTCCTTGCACTCTCCCGTAAATAATTCAGGTGACATGTCATTCAGGAAATTATAATAATTTCTTGAATCTAACATATGCAACAATAGATCACAAGGACATTTTACATATAGTTCAAAAATTTTTCCATGTTGCTACATATTAATATTTTTGACTGTATTGTTGTGATGCTGCTCGCTCTCTAAGATACTTGATATCTTTATTGTTACTTCTCTTCTTATCTAAAGTAAGCCCTAGCTAAAGCACATTATAGCCTCCGGAATAATCTGTTCATCTGCCGTCAGAAATGAAGTAAGCGGAATGACACTTTAGTGACGAAAAACAGAAATAATAGCATCTATTCATTTTAAAATGCATATCTTTGTGTTATTAAAGGATTTAAATGAATGATTATGGAAACAGTCGACCGTTATATCAGATTTGATTGGGCTGTAAAGCGTCTTTTGCGTCAGAAAGCCAATTTCGGAGTTCTCGAAGGTCTGCTAACCGTATTGCTGAACGAACAAGTCAAGATAGTAGAAATACTCGAAAGCGAAGGCAATCAGCTTACTGCCGATGACAAATTCAACCGGGTAGATATTAAAGCGAAGAACAGCAAAGGAGAAATTATTATCGTAGAAATTCAGAATACGCGGGAGTTGGATTATCTGGAGCGCATTCTCTATGGGGTGGCCAAAGCCATTACCGAGCATATCTCGTTGGGCGAACGCTACTACGAAGTGAAGAAAATATACTCCGTCAGCATTCTCTATTTTGATATTGGCAAAGGGAACGATTATCTGTACCACGGGCAAAATACATTTCTGGGTGTACACACAGGCGATCAGTTATTAGTCAGCACCAAAGAAAAAGATGCTTTGGTAAGCAAACTTCCCTCTCAGATATTCCCCGAATACTTCCTGATTCGGGTGAATGAATTCAATAAAGCCGCCATTACTCCACTCGAAGAATGGATTGACTATCTGAAAACGGGACGTATACGCCCGGATACCACAGCACCCGGACTTGCGGAAGCCCGCCAGAAACTTATTTATTATAATATGAAACCTGAAGAAAGGCATGCATACGATGAACATCTAAGTGCGATCATGATACAAAATGATGTGCTGGATACTGCCAAGTTGGAAGGAAGGCTTGAAGGAAAACTTGAAGGACGGTTGGAAGGAATTAAAGAAGGAATTAAAGAAGGCGAAGCAAAAGGTCTAAAAAAAGGAAAGATAGAAGGGAAAACAGAAATAGCCCATAACCTTAAAAAGATGGGATTATCTATCGAAATGATAATTCAAGCTACCGGACTTTCTGCCGAGGAAATAGAAAGCTTATAAAATCACTTAAAATAATAAAAGCCAAAGCTTGGCACGCAAAAAAGACAGACCGCCTATACCTTTTTCCCACGGGATGGTAGGGCAAAGGAAAGGTGGTCTTAGAAAGGCTTTAGGGGCATTAAAGCCTTTTGCGGGGAGAAACCGTTTATTTATGAAATTTCCTAAGATATAATAAAAAAGAAAGATTTTATTTGTGGTTTCAAACAATGTGTTTATATTTGCCCCTCGTAAAATAACAAATAACAATGAGAACTATATTAGTAAATACATATTGGTGGTGGCACCCGTTACAACTCCGACAGTCGTAAGGGAGCAGCGCTCGTGTGTATATACTTCATTCAATATATAACAGATTTGGAAAAGAGCCCTGTCGCAACTTGCGGCAGGGCTCTTTTCTTTTTCCTGTTCGACGTGCCGGAACAATTAAAAATAGATTATCAACAGTAAAAGCAAAGCATATGAAAAGTTATCAAGTCGACAAAGAGGGTTATTACGGAGAATTCGGTGGGGCCTACGTTCCTGAAATTCTTCATAAATGTGTGAAAGAGCTACAAGACACCTACCTCACGGTTCTAAACGATGAAAACTTCCGACAAGAATTCGACCAATTATTACGCGATTATGTAGGCCGTCCCTCCCCACTCTACCTTGCACGCTGCCTTTCAGAGAAATACGGATGCAAATTGTACCTGAAAAGGGAAGACTTAAACCATACCGGGGCACATAAAATCAACAATACGATCGGACAGATTTTATTGGCACGCCGCATGGGGAAAAACCGCATCATTGCCGAGACCGGGGCGGGACAACACGGGGTAGCTACCGCCACCGTCTGTGCGCTGATGAATATGGAATGCATCATTTACATGGGAAAGACAGATGTGGAACGGCAGCACGTCAATGTGGAAAAGATGAAAATGCTGGGAGCCACTGTCATTCCGGTGACATCGGGCAACATGACATTAAAGGATGCCACTAACGAGGCGATACGTGATTGGTGTTGCCATCCGTCGGACACCTATTATATCATCGGCTCGACTGTAGGGCCTCATCCCTATCCGGACATGGTGGCGCGGCTGCAATCGGTAATCAGCCAAGAGATAAAAAAGCAATTGGAAGAGAAAGAAGGCAGAAATTATCCCGATTATCTTATCGCCTGCGTAGGTGGGGGAAGCAATGCAGCGGGCACCATTTATCACTATCTGGATGACGAGCGGGTAAACATCATTCTGGCAGAAGCCGGTGGCAAAGGAGTAGAAACCGGTCAGACGGCAGCTACTATCCAGTTGGGGAAAACAGGAATCATCCATGGGGCACGCACGTTTGTCATTCAGAACGAGGACGGACAGATAGAAGAACCGTACTCCATCTCCGCCGGACTGGATTATCCGGGCATCGGGCCGATCCATGCCCACCTTGCCCAACAACATAGAGCCACCGTGTTGGCTGTAAACGATGACGAAGCCATAAAAGCCGCATTTGAACTGACCAAACTTGAAGGCATCATTCCGGCTCTCGAATCGGCTCACGCGCTGGGGGCTCTTGAGAAAATAAAATTCAGGCCGGAAGATGTAGTGGTGCTGACTGTATCGGGACGGGGGGATAAGGATATTGAAACGTATTTGTTCCAAGCGGAATCCGATCGTTGACGAACCGACAAGGGGACACGTTGACTCGAAATATTTAATAATCAATTTAAGAATAAAGATGAAAACATTTCATTATACAACCAATAGCAAACAATTACTCGGGGATCTGCATACCCCCGTCAGCATCTACCTGAAAGTCCGTGACCTGTATCCGCAATCGGCTCTGATGGAGAGTTCGGACTTCCACGCGGGAGAAAATTCAATGTCATACATCGCCCTTTGCCCACTGGCAAGCATCGGCATCAACAATGACATCGTTACAACCAGCTATCCTGACGGAACGCAAAAGGAGGAAGCCCTCGGCAAGAATCTCACTGCAGAAAAAGCCATAAACGACTTCATCTCATGCTTCCAAGTATCGGGCGAACACAAAAAGATATTCGGACTTTATGGCTATACCACCTTCAATGCCATAAAATATTTCGAACATATCCCCATCAAAGAAAGCCACGATGGAATGAATGACGCACCGGACATCCTATACATTATCTATAAATACATCATCGTCTTCAACCATTTCAAGAATGAAATGACCTTGGTCGAGATCCTGTCTGACAACGAAGAAAGCGGCATTCCCCCATTGGAGTCAGCAATCGAAAACCGCAATTATGCCTCCTATAACTTTTCCATCACCGGACCCATCACCAGCCCCATCAGCGATGAAGAACACAAGACAAATATCCGTAAAGGCATTTCCCACTGCCTGCGCGGTGATGTGTTCCAGATCGTACTGTCCCGAAGATTCATACAACCCTATGCCGGAGATGATTTCAAAGTATATCGCGCACTCCGAAGCATAAACCCTTCGCCCTATCTGTTTTATTTCGACTTCGGTGGATACCGCATCTTCGGCTCCTCACCGGAGACACATTGTAAAATTAAGAACCGGAATGCCTATATCGATCCGATTGCCGGCACTACACACCGAACCGGTGATACGGTAAAGGATAAAGAGTTGACCCAATCCCTTTTAGCCGACCCGAAGGAGAATGCCGAACATGTGATGCTGGTCGATCTTGCCCGGAACGACCTAAGCCGCAACTGCCATGATGTACAAGTCGTATTTTTTAAGGAACCACAGTATTACAGCCATGTCATACATCTTGTCAGCCGGGTAAGCGGCAGGCTCAACGATGACGCTGGTTCCATCAACAGCTTCATAGACACGTTTCCAGCCGGTACGCTGAGTGGTGCCCCCAAAGTGCGGGCAATGCAACTCATCAGTGAGATCGAACCCCACAACCGAGGGGCATACGGGGGATGCATCGGATTCATCGGATTGAACGGAGATTTGAATCAAGCCATTACCATTCGTACATTTGTAAGCCGGAACAATAAGTTATGGCTGCAAGCGGGTGGCGGCATTGTAGCTCATAGCCGGGAAGAACAGGAGTTGCAAGAAGTGAACAATAAGCTAGGAGCTTTGAAAAGAGCGATCGACCTGGCAGCGGAATTAAAGAACTGATTATAAGCCATAGAAACATAAACAATAATTTCCCAATGCAACCTAATTAGGGAAATTAGAACCTGTTTAAATTTTCCTCCAAAAGAAATCCTCCGATAAGGGCTGAGGAAAATTTAAAAAGGTTCAAAAATAAACGGATTATTAACAACAGATATTATAAAAAATAAGAACTTTGTCCACTGCCAATCAGTACTCCGTTCTTATTCCAACTAAATTCTGATATAAATTTGAAAATAGTATGATTTTGCTTTTAGATAACTACGACTCATTCACCTACAATTTACTGCATGCGGTAAAGGAACTGGGAAGAACCGATGTGGAAGTATTCCGCAATGACCAGATAACCCTTGACGAAGTAGATCGTTTCGATAAAATCATCCTTTCACCGGGACCGGGAATACCGAAAGAAGCCGGTTTGCTTCTGCCCATTATCAAACGCTATGCCCCTACAAAAGCCATCCTTGGGGTTTGTCTCGGGCATCAGGCAATCGGTGAAACATTCGGTGCAACGCTGGAAAACCTGACGGAAGTATACCACGGTGTGCAAACTCCGGTAAATATTATCAAGGAAGACATCGTGTTCCGGGGAATGGAAAATGAATTGCTGGTGGGACGTTACCATTCCTGGGTAGTAAGCCGGAAGGCTTTCCCCGAATGCCTTGAAATCACAGCGGAAAGCAAAGAGGGGCAGATCATGGCCTTGCGCCATAAGTCCTACAACGTTCACGGCATTCAGTTTCATCCCGAATCCGTATTGACACCACAAGGGAAATTAATCATCCAAAACTTTTTAAATACTTGAAGTCATGAAACAGATACTATATAAGCTCTTCGAACACCAGTATCTCGCCTGCGACGAAGCCCGTACCATCCTGCAAAACATTGCGCAAGGCAAATATAACGATTCGCAAGTAGCCTCGCTGATTACCGTTTTTCTGATGCGGAATATTTCGGTGGAAGAACTTTGCGGTTTCCGGGATGCTTTGCTTGAAATGTGCATTCCCGTCGATTTGAATGAATTTTCCCCTATCGACATCGTTGGTACGGGAGGAGATGGAAAAAACACTTTCAACATATCGACAGCCGCATGTTTTGTCGTGGCAGGTGCAGGCTTCCCGGTCGTTAAACACGGCAACTACGGGGCAACTTCCGTCAGTGGTGCCAGCAACGTAATGGAGCAGCATGGCGTACACTTCACCAGCGACACAGACCAATTACACCGTTCTCTGGAAAAGTGCAACATCGCCTATTTACATGCCCCGTTATTCAATCCGGCTCTGAAAGCGGTCGCCCCCATACGGCGTGCGTTAGCCGTACGAACCTTTTTCAATATGTTAGGGCCTTTGGTCAACCCGGCTCTTCCACGCTACCAATTATTGGGCGTTTACAATCTGCCGTTACTCCGGCTCTACACCTATACTTATCAGGCTAGCGACACGCCATTTGCAGTCGTTCACAGCCTAGACGGGTATGACGAAATCTCTCTAACCGATGATTTCAAAGTAGCCACCTCGGGGAATGAGAAAATATACAGCCCGGAAAGCTTAGGATTCGCCCGGAACAGAGAAGAAGAGTTAGACGGTGGAGCTACCCCCGAAGAGGCTGCAAAAATATTCGGCCATGTCATGGCAAACCAAGCAACCGATGCACAGAAAAATGTCGTTATCGTGAATGCGGCCTTTGCCATTCAGGTGATACACCCGGAAAAATCCATTGAGGAATGTATAGCCATCGCCCGCGAATCATTGGAAAGCGGTAAAGCACAGACCACTTTCAGAAAATTTATAGAATTAAATAAGGTAAACCGATGAAAGATATCTTATCCGAAATCATCACCAATAAACGATTGGAAATAGAACGGCAGAAACAAGCCGTCTCCCTCCGGCAATTGCAGGAAAGCATTCTGCACGCCCTCCCTGCACGCTCCATGCGACAGGCAGTAGCCTCTTCCCCCACGGGCATTATAGCCGAATTCAAAAGACGTTCTCCCTCCAAAGGATGGATAAAAGAAAATGCGATGCCGGAAGAGATTGTCCCATCCTACCAAGCAGCCGGTGCATCTGCCCTATCCATACTTACCGACGAGAAATATTTCGGAGGTACGCTGCGCGACATTCGTACGGTACGAACCTCCGTGGATACTCCGATTCTGAGGAAAGATTTCATCCTTGATGAGTACCAGCTTTACCAAGCCCGCATCGTAGGAGCAGATGCGGTGTTGCTCATCGCGGCAGCACTTGAAAGGGAAGTATGCCTTTCCCTCACCGAGAAAGCGCATGAACTAGGACTGGAAGTCCTGCTTGAGATCCACCGTGAGGAAGAACTATCCTATATGAACGAGCATGTCGATATGATAGGTATCAACAATCGCAATCTGGGAAGTTTCCATACGGAAGTTTCGAACTCATTCCGATTGGCAGAGAAATTACCCAAAGACAAACTTTGGATATCCGAGAGCGGTATCTCCGACCCGGAAACGGTAAACCGACTCCGAGCAGCCGGTTTCAGGGGATTCCTCATCGGAGAAACCTTCATGCGGGCGGAACACCCGGGCGAAATGCTGAAAGATTTTATAAACAGAATACACAAATGACAATCTTTTGAGAGCCTGTTTAAATTTATCCCCAGCTTTCTTTCGAGGAAAATTCAAACCGACTCTAAATCTTATAAAATATGATAAACAATAAATTAATTAAGGTGTGTGGCATGAAAGACGGACA encodes:
- a CDS encoding PD-(D/E)XK nuclease family transposase; amino-acid sequence: METVDRYIRFDWAVKRLLRQKANFGVLEGLLTVLLNEQVKIVEILESEGNQLTADDKFNRVDIKAKNSKGEIIIVEIQNTRELDYLERILYGVAKAITEHISLGERYYEVKKIYSVSILYFDIGKGNDYLYHGQNTFLGVHTGDQLLVSTKEKDALVSKLPSQIFPEYFLIRVNEFNKAAITPLEEWIDYLKTGRIRPDTTAPGLAEARQKLIYYNMKPEERHAYDEHLSAIMIQNDVLDTAKLEGRLEGKLEGRLEGIKEGIKEGEAKGLKKGKIEGKTEIAHNLKKMGLSIEMIIQATGLSAEEIESL
- a CDS encoding iron-containing alcohol dehydrogenase; this encodes MENFIFQNPVKLIMGRGMIARLDKEIPAGKRVMITFGGGSVKKNGVYDQVKEALKDYFTVEFWGIEPNPSIETLRKAIVLGKENKVDYLLAVGGGSVIDGTKLISAGLLYDGDAWDLVMAGRPVTNTVPLSTVLTLPATGSEMNSGAVISRHETKEKYPFYSNYPLFSILDPEVTFTLPPHQVACGISDTFVHVMEQYMTTPGQSRVMDRWAEGILQTLIEIAPKIRENQHDYDLMADFMLSATMGLNGFIAMGVTQDWATHMIGHELTALHGLTHGHTLAIVLPATLRVLRKSKGDKILQYGERVWGITSGTKEERIDETIRRTEEFFRSLGLTTRLSEEGIGEETIAEIELRFNARGAKYGENEDVTGAVAREILESAL
- the trpB gene encoding tryptophan synthase subunit beta, with amino-acid sequence MKSYQVDKEGYYGEFGGAYVPEILHKCVKELQDTYLTVLNDENFRQEFDQLLRDYVGRPSPLYLARCLSEKYGCKLYLKREDLNHTGAHKINNTIGQILLARRMGKNRIIAETGAGQHGVATATVCALMNMECIIYMGKTDVERQHVNVEKMKMLGATVIPVTSGNMTLKDATNEAIRDWCCHPSDTYYIIGSTVGPHPYPDMVARLQSVISQEIKKQLEEKEGRNYPDYLIACVGGGSNAAGTIYHYLDDERVNIILAEAGGKGVETGQTAATIQLGKTGIIHGARTFVIQNEDGQIEEPYSISAGLDYPGIGPIHAHLAQQHRATVLAVNDDEAIKAAFELTKLEGIIPALESAHALGALEKIKFRPEDVVVLTVSGRGDKDIETYLFQAESDR
- a CDS encoding anthranilate synthase component I family protein, with amino-acid sequence MKTFHYTTNSKQLLGDLHTPVSIYLKVRDLYPQSALMESSDFHAGENSMSYIALCPLASIGINNDIVTTSYPDGTQKEEALGKNLTAEKAINDFISCFQVSGEHKKIFGLYGYTTFNAIKYFEHIPIKESHDGMNDAPDILYIIYKYIIVFNHFKNEMTLVEILSDNEESGIPPLESAIENRNYASYNFSITGPITSPISDEEHKTNIRKGISHCLRGDVFQIVLSRRFIQPYAGDDFKVYRALRSINPSPYLFYFDFGGYRIFGSSPETHCKIKNRNAYIDPIAGTTHRTGDTVKDKELTQSLLADPKENAEHVMLVDLARNDLSRNCHDVQVVFFKEPQYYSHVIHLVSRVSGRLNDDAGSINSFIDTFPAGTLSGAPKVRAMQLISEIEPHNRGAYGGCIGFIGLNGDLNQAITIRTFVSRNNKLWLQAGGGIVAHSREEQELQEVNNKLGALKRAIDLAAELKN
- the trpC gene encoding indole-3-glycerol phosphate synthase TrpC, whose product is MKDILSEIITNKRLEIERQKQAVSLRQLQESILHALPARSMRQAVASSPTGIIAEFKRRSPSKGWIKENAMPEEIVPSYQAAGASALSILTDEKYFGGTLRDIRTVRTSVDTPILRKDFILDEYQLYQARIVGADAVLLIAAALEREVCLSLTEKAHELGLEVLLEIHREEELSYMNEHVDMIGINNRNLGSFHTEVSNSFRLAEKLPKDKLWISESGISDPETVNRLRAAGFRGFLIGETFMRAEHPGEMLKDFINRIHK
- a CDS encoding anthranilate synthase component II, with product MILLLDNYDSFTYNLLHAVKELGRTDVEVFRNDQITLDEVDRFDKIILSPGPGIPKEAGLLLPIIKRYAPTKAILGVCLGHQAIGETFGATLENLTEVYHGVQTPVNIIKEDIVFRGMENELLVGRYHSWVVSRKAFPECLEITAESKEGQIMALRHKSYNVHGIQFHPESVLTPQGKLIIQNFLNT
- the trpD gene encoding anthranilate phosphoribosyltransferase — translated: MKQILYKLFEHQYLACDEARTILQNIAQGKYNDSQVASLITVFLMRNISVEELCGFRDALLEMCIPVDLNEFSPIDIVGTGGDGKNTFNISTAACFVVAGAGFPVVKHGNYGATSVSGASNVMEQHGVHFTSDTDQLHRSLEKCNIAYLHAPLFNPALKAVAPIRRALAVRTFFNMLGPLVNPALPRYQLLGVYNLPLLRLYTYTYQASDTPFAVVHSLDGYDEISLTDDFKVATSGNEKIYSPESLGFARNREEELDGGATPEEAAKIFGHVMANQATDAQKNVVIVNAAFAIQVIHPEKSIEECIAIARESLESGKAQTTFRKFIELNKVNR